Proteins encoded within one genomic window of Naumovozyma dairenensis CBS 421 chromosome 6, complete genome:
- the TOF1 gene encoding Tof1p (similar to Saccharomyces cerevisiae TOF1 (YNL273W); ancestral locus Anc_1.79), protein METNASTVLKARIALLATAIGGPDYASNIEPPPYKLGDDCLACLRDLKRWFKLVDDEQNRWDVAMAAAEYRILTDDLIPILIDWENKSSALTKLQNKNNDQTVMENIETTLGFRNKVYYDKVALSSLQLLVLMTWPLVLTDQSTSSQIAVYSELKKHQLIYKKEILTVDNGKVLKAAIRLALNVFKIDRLSRTPRDNMIIKLVLNFFRNVASIEPGNLTITVGRSLPRGINSIDTLPPNVTMDDISLNAVLNCFHRNKVYGLLLTLSSSLTTEFDQDFINIPLLEIMFFLTKDVPQQALFPVPSPKTRSTTKNKDRQENVTIPSHSSYTGFQLSDLLKKENEMKKNVIRNTSTRHSNFGALLSVQTPNGRISVSGTQGLLDDAKALDKIDRRKKWNKRRVTKYENNPGQGLPNSLLNSQGTSFYFQESTLKYFKKFINNFIGSAFNTLLHSITNYYTTEQDRVVTLEKVEYLLFFGWFLKYQVLRCKYDPTADITMVSGALRETSFILVLSFLRTAYEMKHFIVVHAGMIAFNELLVLVQNCKAKENDEDIEFIISKLFSNERIQLLSNLPKTAFKHTHQYMKSCVDITHTVLKTLEQYTSEDKALIIEGKSRRRRNISVTKEQIEQLIKEEGVDRDEAIDMLTPHFVEVEVNFERVQRSYINEQTIDTYMNFLQRYDELEPEYIKKVITFFHRVFIQAKEETMLFRLDLIVLFRDMLAPDGIDRTSRVRKHVQDFVDYYLNRLNKKLKSSPTWFIDILFPSIHDSEIGYFQRYGERKAKANASLFGVPPSVFKNIEDEHMLPPAVLKDMKYGILVSSLIDDDKTELLEKLIEHIKRAIDIFSSWLTVNINNGNETANPPNETFKLQEVSARNPLLSDKDFRALLQLIGYQIPMNHLEQCILPGTVEITALKESLELVKKYMNSPFETPNGLPSSSYLLRPRSKFHGDDAGESDGWVGNEEYDYNDRSIINDDEVIPDDNDYFKDLGNAENSIERSNHKGIAKSKRKPKSTARNTKKPIRRRGNRLPDHDIDDEDDEGTTHYKRSHQAISSKEYISDSDDDEDELMNPIFFENEMYLRWLLDKHNGQIPPEKNIRFAQFAAERMANNGETTSNFIELFDGPIPNLDALKSSEDGTATKQPDNTLKDLSAHVAFSLVENKSTCDTSSSTDDDAQTSTATSLQQNRASDDDEEEQEGENGDATGSDRVEHGGQITTTRLRKHHLDSDDGENEEDGENGGDTAGISSKHDDDTVKEREEEENNEEEGEMASSDSEVTPRKKRKQIFKLRPEQDPSEPDHPLVWPY, encoded by the coding sequence ATGGAGACCAACGCCTCGACTGTTCTTAAGGCCAGAATTGCATTACTAGCCACTGCAATAGGTGGTCCTGATTATGCGTCGAACATCGAACCGCCTCCATATAAATTAGGTGATGATTGTTTGGCCTGTTTAAgagatttgaaaagatgGTTCAAACTagttgatgatgaacaaaATAGATGGGATGTCGCCATGGCTGCAGCAGAATATAGAATCTTAACTGATGATTTGATACCGATTTTAATCGATTGGGAAAATAAATCCTCTGCTTTGAcgaaattacaaaataaaaacaatgatCAAACCGTAATGGAAAATATAGAGACTACCTTGGGATTTAGAAATAAAGTGTATTACGATAAAGTTGCATTAAGTTCTTTGCAATTATTGGTATTGATGACATGGCCATTGGTCCTAACAGATCAGTCTACTTCAAGCCAAATCGCTGTTTATTCTGAGTTAAAGAAACATCAACTAATATATAAGAAGGAAATTTTGACTGTTGACAATGGGAAAGTGTTGAAAGCAGCAATTCGTTTAGCCTTAAATGTTTTCAAGATCGATAGATTATCTAGAACTCCAAGAGATAATATGATTATTAAATTAGTTCTTAACTTCTTCAGAAACGTTGCCTCCATTGAACCAGGAAATCTGACAATTACAGTTGGTAGATCACTACCGCGTGGTATCAATTCGATTGATACCTTACCACCAAATGTCACAATGGATgatatatcattaaatgCAGTCTTAAATTGTTTCCATCGTAATAAAGTTTATGGCCTCTTATTAACACTATCCAGTTCATTAACTACAGAATTTGATCAAGATTTCATCAACATCCCCTTATTGGAAATTATGTTTTTCTTAACTAAAGATGTACCACAACAAGCATTATTTCCCGTACCATCGCCAAAGACTCGTAGTACGACAAAAAACAAGGATAGACAAGAAAATGTAACTATACCCTCACATAGTTCATATACTGGATTCCAATTATCTGATTTActgaaaaaggaaaatgaaatgaagaaaaatgtaaTCAGAAACACATCAACAAGGCATTCTAATTTCGGTGCTTTATTATCAGTACAAACTCCTAATGGTAGAATATCTGTCTCTGGTACTCAAGGTTTATTAGACGATGCCAAAGCTTTAGATAAGATTGatagaaggaaaaaatggaataaaaGAAGGGTAACgaaatatgaaaataatcCGGGGCAAGGTTTACCTAACagtttattaaattcaCAAGGTACATCTTTCTATTTCCAAGAATCTACTCTCAAgtattttaaaaaattcataaaCAATTTTATTGGTTCTGCTTTCAACACTTTGCTGCATAGTATTACGAATTATTATACGACTGAACAAGATAGAGTAGTTACGTTAGAAAAGGTCGAATATCTTTTATTCTTTGGATGGTTCCTAAAATATCAAGTTTTAAGATGTAAATATGATCCAACCGCCGACATAACAATGGTTAGCGGAGCTTTAAGAGAAACATCTTTCATCCTAGTATTGTCATTCTTAAGGACAGCTTATGAAATGAAACATTTCATAGTTGTTCATGCTGGGATGATAGcttttaatgaattattggTATTGGTCCAAAATTGTAaagcaaaagaaaatgatgaggatatcgaatttattattagtaaaTTATTTAGTAACGAAAGAATCCAATTATTGTCCAATTTACCCAAAACAGCCTTCAAACATACTCACCAATACATGAAAAGTTGTGTTGATATTACCCACACAGTTTTGAAAACGTTAGAGCAATATACTTCGGAAGATAAAGCACTTATTATTGAAGGGAAATCAAGACGTCGTAGGAATATAAGTGTTacaaaagaacaaattgaGCAATTGATAAAAGAGGAAGGTGTTGATAGAGATGAAGCAATTGATATGTTAACTCCACACTTTGTCGAGGTGGAAGTCAATTTCGAGAGAGTACAAAGatcatatataaatgaGCAAACTATTGACACATATATGAATTTCTTACAAAGATATGATGAATTGGAACCAGAATATATCAAGAAAGTTATAACTTTCTTCCATAGAGTGTTCATTCAAGCAAAGGAAGAAACCATGTTATTTAGATTGGACTTGATTGTACTTTTCAGAGATATGTTGGCCCCAGATGGTATAGATAGGACATCCAGGGTTCGCAAACATGTTCAAGATTTTGTTGATTACTATTTGAATAgattaaacaaaaaactTAAAAGTTCTCCTACATGGTTCATAGATATTTTATTCCCATCTATTCATGACAGTGAAATCGGTTATTTCCAAAGATATGGGGAAAGAAAAGCTAAAGCAAATGCTTCGCTATTTGGAGTTCCACCCAGTGTTTTCAAGAATATTGAAGACGAACATATGCTACCGCCTGCAGTATTGAAGGATATGAAGTATGGTATTCTTGTTTCGAGTTTAATTGACGACGATAAGACAGAGTTACTTGAAAAGTTAATTGAACATATAAAGCGTGCCATAGACATTTTTTCGTCATGGTTGACTgttaatatcaataatggGAACGAAACTGCTAATCCACCAAATGAGACTTttaaattacaagaagTAAGTGCAAGAAATCCATTATTGTCTGATAAAGATTTTAGAGCATTACTACAGTTGATCGGGTATCAAATTCCAATGAATCATCTGGAGCAATGTATACTCCCTGGCACGGTTGAAATTACAGCCCTTAAAGAGTCATTAGAATTggtaaagaaatatatgaaCAGTCCATTTGAAACACCTAATGGATTACCATCATCTAGTTATTTACTGAGACCTCGTTCTAAGTTCCATGGTGATGATGCCGGCGAAAGTGATGGTTGGGTTGGAAATGAAGAATACGACTACAATGATCGTTCGATTATCAATGATGACGAGGTTATCCCAGATGATAATGACTATTTTAAAGACCTGGGTAACGCTGAAAACTCTATTGAAAGATCAAATCATAAGGGTATTGCGAAGTCCAAGAGGAAGCCAAAGAGCACAGCTAGGAATACAAAGAAACCAATTAGAAGAAGGGGTAACAGACTTCCCGATCAcgatattgatgatgaagatgatgaaggcACTACACATTATAAACGATCACACCAAGCTATTTCGagtaaagaatatattagtgattctgatgatgatgaagatgagcTAATGAATccaattttctttgaaaacGAAATGTATTTGAGATGGTTATTAGATAAGCATAATGGACAAATCCCACCAGAGAAAAACATTCGATTTGCACAGTTTGCCGCAGAAAGAATGGCTAATAATGGGGAAACTACATCTAATTTTATTGAACTTTTTGATGGGCCTATACCAAACCTTGATGCATTAAAAAGTTCCGAAGATGGAACGGCCACTAAACAACCTGACAATACATTGAAAGACTTATCTGCCCATGTAGCATTCAGTTTAGTTGAGAATAAGTCTACATGCGATACTTCAAGTTCaacagatgatgatgcaCAGACGTCTACAGCTACGTCACTGCAGCAAAATAGAGCGTctgatgacgatgaagaagaacaagaaggaGAGAATGGGGACGCTACTGGGAGTGATCGTGTCGAACATGGCGGACAAATCACTACAACTAGGCTACGGAAGCACCATTTAGATTCTGATGACGGTGagaatgaagaagatggaGAGAATGGTGGTGATACCGCCGGTATCAGTAGTAAacatgatgatgatactgTTAAAGAAAGGgaggaggaagaaaataatgaagaagaaggtgaaaTGGCATCTTCAGACTCTGAAGTAACaccaagaaagaaaagaaagcaAATATTCAAACTTCGTCCTGAGCAAGACCCTTCTGAACCTGACCACCCCTTGGTGTGGCCATACTAG
- the GOR1 gene encoding glyoxylate reductase (similar to Saccharomyces cerevisiae GOR1 (YNL274C); ancestral locus Anc_1.75), with amino-acid sequence MLSHEKKKPVVLQLGKIMFGQQAWDDLRKIADVITLDRSTTREKFISGLKDPNNKLSQVQIIARTFHSVEQTGRFDEEIADAVPSSLIAICHTGAGYDQIDVKYFQKRHIQVSHVPNVVNNVTADTHVFLLLGALRNYSMGYRKLINNEWPVSPSGGGVPLGHDPEGKTVGVLGLGGIGRAVVHRLKPFGFKRFIYHNRHKLPGELENDCEYVSFEELLRQSDVLSINIPLGPSTRHIINDEAFEEMKTGVVIVNTARGAVIDEQALIKALKSGKVRSAGLDVFENEPEVPKELQDMPQVLGLPHMGTHCVETRKNMEDFVSANVESAITSGKVIAIVPEMKNDAWINGCKPLI; translated from the coding sequence ATGCTATCGCatgaaaaaaagaaacctGTAGTTTTACAACTAGGTAAAATTATGTTTGGACAACAAGCATGGGATGATCTTCGAAAGATAGCAGACGTAATCACCCTTGACCGTTCCACCACTCGTGAGAAGTTCATTTCAGGTTTAAAGGATCCAAACAATAAACTTTCTCAAGTACAAATCATTGCAAGAACGTTTCATAGTGTTGAACAAACGGGGAGATTTGACGAGGAAATTGCTGATGCAGTACCCAGTTCATTGATTGCAATTTGTCATACTGGTGCTGGTTATGATCAAATTGACGTTAAATATTTCCAGAAGAGACATATTCAAGTATCTCATGTGCCTAATGTTGTTAATAATGTCACTGCTGATACACATGTGTTTTTACTTTTAGGTGCCttaagaaattattcaatggGGTACCgtaaattaattaataatgaatggCCTGTATCCCCATCCGGCGGTGGTGTACCATTAGGTCATGATCCAGAGGGGAAAACTGTAGGTGTCCTGGGGTTGGGTGGAATTGGTCGTGCTGTTGTGCATAGATTAAAGCCATTTGGATTTAAACGTTTCATTTATCATAATAGACATAAATTACCAGGggaattagaaaatgattGTGAATATGTATCTTTCGAGGAATTATTGAGACAATCTGACgtattatcaattaatatACCATTAGGTCCATCAACAAGacatattattaatgatgaagCATTTGAGGAAATGAAAACTGGTGTTGTTATTGTCAATACTGCTCGTGGCGCTGTCATCGATGAACAAGCATTGATAAAGGCATTAAAGTCTGGTAAAGTTAGGTCAGCAGGGTTAGATGTTTTTGAGAATGAACCAGAAGTACCcaaagaattacaagatatGCCACAAGTGCTAGGTTTACCACATATGGGGACTCATTGTGTTGAAACTAGGAAAAACATGGAAGATTTTGTTTCAGCCAATGTCGAAAGTGCCATTACATCAGGTAAAGTTATTGCAATTGTCccagaaatgaaaaatgatgCATGGATTAATGGTTGTAAACCTTTGATTTGA
- the BOR1 gene encoding Bor1p (similar to Saccharomyces cerevisiae BOR1 (YNL275W); ancestral locus Anc_1.73), with protein sequence MFSIFKSKSTNKNSDNNNNIDERSIRETIDENTSTITPDQTSITTTSEEPKMSNRKFRRIPKPGIGIWLDLKDRLPFYIQDWKDSVDYRVIPAVLETYFNNVLPAIAFAQDMFDRTDNSYGVNEVLLSSAMAGIVFGVLSGQPLCIVGVTGPISIFNYTVYEIIKPLNTNYFGFMFWICIWSMIFHFILAIGNAVCLLQYVTTFPCDIFGLFINIVYLQKGVQILVKQFNIHGEDVASGFASIVLAITMTVCGLTFKQFIRTPFFNHTIRVIISDYATALSVLFWSAFPHFGGYLDNVNFEKLPITKSYFPTSDRFRDRSTWLAYAKISTKDIFIALPFGIIMTILFYFDHNVSSLMAQKYQYKLKKPSSFHYDFFLLGITTGVSGVLGIPAPNGLIPQAPLHTESLLVLDENQNVVRCVDQRFTNTVQGLMMLGTMTRPFLVCLGQIPQAVLSGLFWTMGINGLIDNVIIYRIIWLFTDKKKKDLTNPLNKVSRKSLIIFLIFSLCGFVAEFSITNTVAAIGFPLVLLLSVLVCFLFPKLIPKDELDILDESVAKEFTIKNLLLDNICDPEYTGAFHSDDEIDDEEKLNSTASINNTESAFVDEEEEGENNISNSDAINHREIINAEGVSST encoded by the coding sequence ATGTTCAgcattttcaaaagtaaAAGTACCAACAAAAActctgataataataacaatattgATGAAAGATCAATTAGAGAAACGATAGATGAAAATACAAGCACAATAACGCCAGACCAAACTTCAATAACAACCACATCTGAAGAACCAAAAATGAGCAACAGGAAATTCAGACGAATACCAAAACCAGGTATCGGTATTTGGTTAGATTTAAAAGACAGATTACCCTTCTATATACAAGATTGGAAGGATTCTGTGGATTACAGAGTCATTCCTGCAGTTCTGGAAACATATTTCAACAACGTATTGCCTGCTATTGCATTTGCTCAAGATATGTTCGACAGAACTGATAACTCATACGGTGTCAACGAAGTTTTATTATCAAGCGCCATGGCTGGTATAGTGTTCGGTGTCCTATCAGGGCAACCTCTATGTATCGTCGGTGTTACGGGTCcaatttccattttcaattatacTGTctatgaaattattaaaccATTAAATACAAACTATTTCGGATTCATGTTTTGGATCTGTATTTGGTCCATgattttccatttcataTTGGCTATAGGGAACGCTGTCTGCCTTTTGCAGTACGTCACGACATTCCCCTGTGACATATTCGGActattcattaatatcgTTTATTTACAAAAAGGTGTTCAAATCCTAGTGAAACAATTCAATATTCATGGTGAAGATGTAGCATCAGGATTCGCTTCAATTGTATTAGCCATCACAATGACTGTCTGCGGGTTAACtttcaaacaatttatTCGTACCCCATTTTTCAACCATACGATCCGTGTAATCATATCAGATTACGCAACGGCATTATCTGTTCTATTCTGGTCTGCATTCCCTCATTTCGGTGGATATTTAGATAACGTAAATTTCGAGAAATTACCCATTACAAAATCATATTTCCCTACATCGGATCGATTCAGAGATAGATCGACATGGTTAGCATATGCCAAGATTTCCACaaaagatatattcatCGCTTTACCCTTTGGAATCATTATGACAATCCTTTTCTATTTCGATCATAAcgtttcatcattaatggcccaaaaatatcaatataaattaaagaaacCATCATCGTTCCATTATGATTTCTTCCTTTTGGGTATCACCACGGGCGTTAGTGGGGTCCTAGGGATCCCCGCTCCCAATGGGTTAATCCCACAAGCTCCACTACATACTGAATCCTTATTAGTGTTAGATGAGAATCAAAATGTTGTAAGATGTGTAGATCAACGATTTACTAACACAGTACAAGGTCTAATGATGTTAGGAACTATGACAAGACCATTCCTGGTATGTTTGGGTCAAATACCACAAGCTGTCCTTTCAGGATTATTCTGGACAATGGGTATAAACGGTCTCATTGATAACGTGATTATTTACAGAATCATTTGGTTATTCACtgacaagaagaaaaaagatCTCACTAACCCATTGAATAAAGTTTCAAGAAAatctttgataatattcctTATTTTTAGCCTGTGCGGATTCGTTGCAGAATTCTCAATTACAAATACGGTAGCGGCCATTGGCTTCCCATTAGTGCTTTTATTGAGTGTATTGGTATGTTTCTTGTTCCCAAAATTGATACCAAAAGACGAATTGGATATATTGGATGAAAGTGTCGCAAAGGAGTTTACAATTAAGAATTTGTTACTTGATAACATTTGTGATCCTGAATATACCGGGGCATTCCATTCTGATGATGAGATTGATGACgaggaaaaattaaactCCACAGCGTCGATAAATAATACAGAATCTGCATTCGTTGAcgaggaagaagaaggagaaaaTAACATTTCCAATTCAGACGCTATCAATCATCGTGAAATCATTAATGCGGAAGGGGTATCGTCGACCTAA
- the MET2 gene encoding homoserine O-acetyltransferase (similar to Saccharomyces cerevisiae MET2 (YNL277W); ancestral locus Anc_1.68), with protein MSISLKQPLKKLDVEQIKLENPLTKLVHNQTIVEIPELELESGLTIKNFPIAYKTWGSLNENADNCLVICHALTGSSDVADWWGPLLGDNLAFDPSRFFIVCLNSMGSPYGSFSPLSINESTGERYGPEFPLCTVRDDVRAHRIVLDSLGVKSIACVIGGSMGGMLALEWTAMYGKEYVRNLVALATSARHSAWCISWSEAQRQSIYSDPKYMDGYYSLEDPPVAGLSAARMSALLTYRSRNSFENKFARRTPSIQQQQKSLQQQQQQSQRYFDISRPTSTINEKSIQIHNDGYVPRYDSNCSSKRLNSISTTSSTGSQESLHSVSSVTSLSSVTLNGEVKGINPAQTYFSAQSYLRYQGTKFVNRFDANCYIAITRKLDTHDLARDRVSEEAGNDGIEKVLEDIKQPSLIIGIKSDGLFTYSEQEFLAKYIPNSRLEKIESPEGHDAFLLEFKLINELIVGFLKKNCKDIMQSEPRRWGTDSNNINDGLKESVFGEAEEVTNW; from the coding sequence ATGTCAATATCGTTAAAACAACCGTTAAAGAAACTAGACGTGGAACAAATAAAACTAGAAAATCCACTAACAAAATTAGTCCACAACCAAACAATAGTAGAAATTCCTGAGttagaattagaatctGGTTTGACAATCAAAAACTTCCCCATAGCATACAAGACATGGGGTTCCCTAAATGAGAACGCTGATAATTGTTTAGTAATCTGTCATGCATTAACTGGCTCTTCAGATGTCGCAGATTGGTGGGGTCCCCTTTTGGGTGATAATTTGGCATTCGATCCATCAAGATTCTTCATCGTTTGTTTGAATTCTATGGGATCTCCATATGGGTCCTTCTCTCCATTATCAATAAATGAATCCACAGGTGAAAGATATGGTCCTGAATTCCCATTATGTACAGTACGTGACGATGTAAGAGCTCATAGAATTGTGTTGGATTCTCTTGGTGTTAAGTCAATAGCGTGTGTCATTGGTGGTTCCATGGGGGGGATGTTAGCTTTAGAATGGACCGCCATGTACGGTAAAGAGTACGTGAGAAATTTGGTTGCGTTAGCTACCTCAGCAAGACATTCTGCATGGTGTATATCATGGTCTGAAGCTCAAAGACAAAGTATTTATTCTGATCCGAAATATATGGATGGGTATTATTCACTAGAGGATCCTCCGGTGGCGGGGCTTTCTGCTGCCCGTATGTCTGCCTTGTTAACTTATCGTTCAAGAAatagttttgaaaataagTTTGCAAGAAGAACTCCTTCtattcaacaacaacaaaaatctttacaacaacagcagcagcaatCACAACGctattttgatatttctcGTCCAACTTCTACCATTAATGAAAAGtcaattcaaattcacAACGATGGATATGTTCCAAGGTATGACTCAAATTGTAGTAGTAAACGTTTGAATAGTATATCCACCACCTCATCTACAGGATCTCAAGAATCATTACATTCAGTTTCATCAGTTACATCATTAAGTTCTGTGACGCTCAATGGTGAAGTAAAAGGTATTAATCCAGCTCAAACATATTTCTCTGCTCAAAGTTATTTACGTTATCAAGGCACCAAATTCGTTAACAGATTTGACGCCAACTGTTACATAGCTATTACAAGAAAGTTAGATACACATGATTTAGCTCGTGACAGAGTCTCAGAGGAAGCCGGTAATGatggaattgaaaaagttttGGAAGATATTAAACAACCTTCTTTGATTATTGGTATCAAATCAGATGGTTTATTCACCTATTCTGAACAAGAATTTTTGGCTAAGTATATTCCTAATTCTCGTTTAGAAAAGATTGAATCTCCTGAAGGTCATGATGCATTCTTATTAGAGTTCAAACTaatcaatgaattgattgttggattcttgaagaagaattgtAAGGATATAATGCAAAGTGAACCTCGTCGTTGGGGCACTGATTCAAACAATATTAATGACGGTTTGAAAGAATCTGTATTTGGTGAAGCTGAAGAAGTTACAAACTGGTAG